Genomic window (Ailuropoda melanoleuca isolate Jingjing chromosome 7, ASM200744v2, whole genome shotgun sequence):
CTTAATCTGCTCTATGGTGGAtaccaaagtatttttattatagttacaaatatttttaaaaattgcttattttaAGTGTGACATCTTCTCCCAGTACTTAATCGACTTCCTTATTCTGTATTTAAAGAGAGGGGTGTATTGAGGCtctcaaaatatatgaacatgTAAAATTTTTGAATGATATGTGTTGTTTTCATAATGCTTTTTACTTCTCTCgtaatttattcctttctttcaaacTCTTTAATTATCAACTGATTCTTTGACTTGGTATATTTTGTCTCCTGATTAACtgctaataaattatttaattcagaACTACTTTACATCATGCTGAATTTTAGGTGAGGGGATAACGAATGATTACTGCCATCTAAGGACCATTATATTTTACTGTGAGCTTTACACTCTTTATATgttatagagaaaaatatgtaaagagataTGTTGAGGCATAAGAACTGATTGTTTTAGTTGTACAGAGCCATCAGAATTTAGTCTGAACtgagaatattaaaatgaaactCCCACAGTCAAATGTACATGGTAGTATTTGAGTGGGACCTTGAAGAATAAGAAGGAACTGGTAAGTGGAGGTGAAGAAAGGGTGCTTCAGCCTGAACAAACCCTTGCATCTTGCATTGGATCTCTGAAGTagtattttaacaaataaatttcaTATTCCATGAATACTTTTGGGAATTCTGACTTTATGAATCATGAATTGCAGTTCTTTTGgaagaaatatatagaatatataccACACCACAGATATGTGGTGATGTATTTTATACCACTCCATTAGAAAGATTATGTTCTGCTTTAAGCATGAAATCGTCTGCCGGAGTATTttagaaatgggagaaaaaaaactaGTGTTTTTTCCGGTTAACACTATTGGTAAACTGTTTGAACAGGTGCTTAGAAAAAATTAGGCTTCCAAAAATAATTTACCTGAGGAGGAGTGAGTTATTCTTAAACTAGTATCACAATTTAATTAGAGAACAACTTTCATATTCTTTTACatgtatgtaaaaataattttcctcaacACAAATCTGTCTCCTTGAGACGAACTTTCTTTGTATAAGTCCTAGTTAATGTGCTGCACAAAAGGGCACAGGTAAAGATGTTAATAGGGTTGAAATGCAGCCCTTCTCAGCTACTAAGGGCTCTTCTCTAATTCCTTTTTCCAGGGGACAAACACACTCCAGTTAGAGAAGTCCCTATCCTAGAAGTGATTATACATTTGCTTTATTTAGTTAGTGGATTCAGCACTTAACCTTCTAGAAGAGTAGGCACAAATTaggaactcagtaaatactttttgCATATATAGAGTATTCAGAAGTCCAAACAAGATGAAATTCCTCTTTGATCACATGTTTTTAGCAAATTATTATATATGCCTCCTGtgatttagaaaaattaactATCCAATCTGTGGTCTTCTTGACGTCAAATTCTTCGTTAATATGGATAGTTCAGTTTGTTGTGCTTTGCCAAATTGTTATTGCCAATATGctgggtttttatttctttttattgctcttCTTAtgatttaattgtttaaaaatctaaGCTTACTTAACTAAATTAGgtgtatattaaatattcattaaataatttataattatatctcTATATTAATGCACATACTTAATATACTtaacactttatttataaaatatttattaaaatatttttgttgtaaatatttatactttatatattaaaatatttaaattttaatttcaggtatattacatttttttgccCATGTGACCTAGTTTCCCAGGGCTATTCTTTCCTACCTGTTCAACTCTTGGCTGTGGGAATGAAAGAAGTGACCAGAACTTGGAAAATAGTAGGTGGAGTCACACATGCTAATAGCTATTACAAAAATGGCTGGATAGTCATGATAGCTATTGGATGGGCTCGAGGTAATATTAACATCATATGTTTGTAAATATTCCATTATTGATATGCTACTGCTACTGAATGGTTGTCTAGTTATATTAATGAGGATTGTATACTTTAGTAACAGTATTTTTGGGAGGAGGAAGTCTTCTCTTGGCTAGTAAAGTTAATTCATAATTGCACTTTTACTAGTACTAGTCATCAACCATTATTTTGAGCCTGACTACCttacaatataaaatttttatgattgaTTAGTAGCTCAGAACCAGAGGGATTCATAGTTAATGTATAGTGCCACCGTAAATAAAACAAGTTGACTTAAGAAATTATGtaaaaagattatattaaaaattgctcttttttttgtttttttcatcctAATATCTAGAAGTAGTAAATATGATTGATTATGGGCTCATCTTTACTCTACATCACTTACTTTTATTGTTGAGTTCTTTTGTATGTAGAAATTGAACAAACTTCTCTAATCTCTCGTTGTACTGCATCTAAAACCAGTATCAGGGAATGAAAtgataaagcagaaaattttattttttaggcctGAAATAAACCTTTAGGAACATCTCTGTGCTTGAGGCTCCTTAACCTTAGTTTTAACCTTAATTATGGTACAATAAGCAGTTGCCAACACTGATGAAAGGGAGGAATTACAATTGCCTCAGTACCATAAATGTacaagaaaacttttttctttatcctcaaaataatattttggggaTCTTCTTGggttgtttcaaatattttcttcataatatttggctaaatattcttgttttatattatttttaggtgCAGGAGGTAGCATTATCACGAATTTTGAGCAGTTGGTAAAAGGAGGTTGGAAACCAGAAGCTGATGAATGGCTGAAGATGTCCTAGTGAGTTGGTGTAACTATACTGAGACCagctttttattcttaaatcttACCAAATTTCTAAATATGGATACAATGGAGCTGAAAAAATAGTCATGATAATGGGAAGAGAATCAGGAAACTTACCCTTTCAAAAAGTCTGCTCTCgcaaatgtagtttttaaaataaatattgattcttttctctgtggGTTCCTCcccttagaaaataaaagcaaaccaaaGCTCCTGGATTGTTGCAGATTTGTGGGAAGAGTGTGTATTTATGGAGAGAAAACTGCATAGGAACATACTTCCCTGGATGGAAATGAATCAGTTGCAGGTTCTTGGGATTTTCATTAATGACTACAACATTATTCAGATTTCAGATTCACATAGTAGTAAAATGTTAAGCTTATGGAAACAAATCAGTCTGTATCATAACGCCttgttgctttaaaaatgagAGTTGAGCTTAATTACACATAAAAGTAGGAAAAGATTAGAGGAAATAAACCACTCCATAATTGTAGAGTACAGACTACCTTTTGCATCCATTTAAGAGAATCCGATCATTAAATGTTATCTAAAGACACTGACTCATTCTTAAGTAAGTTACAGATGTATCCTCGATGCTCCTGAAAATGAAATAGAGAGATGTAGTTACTCTTTCCACagttaaagaaggaaaagacttAGGGAATAGTGGCCATAGTAAGCAAGGTGAGGAAAGACTCCCTGTGGAAAAAAGCTCATTGGAATAGATTAGAAATGAAGTTGAGAAGCAGTCTATATGATACATATATGTTTGTGCGAACCAACAAATTCTGGGATATTTAACTTGGAAAGTACCCCTTAAAGTGTGAATGAGGTAGTTTAGAAATAAGAGCAAACAAGGCTTTGATTGATAAGTTATAAATAAGGCATTAATGAGATTCAAGgggaatttttctcattttgagcATATGCCTTGAAATGTCTCTCATAAAACATTTCTTGGGCTCTTATAACCACAATCAAATTGTTTCTCCTTTGTTCAAAACCTTGGAAAGACTCCCCAGATGGCCTGTAAAGCCGTCCAAGATCTGCCTTTCTTCCACACCCTATTTGCTTTGACTTCatttcttaatattctctcttttgCTTGTATCCTTGAGCAAGCCAGATAACCTGCAGTGTATCCTTGAACAAATCTACCAcgtagtaaatactcaataaatattagatgaatgaaagaattatCAGTTGGTCAGATGGGATTGATCACTGGTTCATTATggtattttgtgtatgtgtgtgtatatataaattttcatttatctataactaaatatttttgcatagtAGAGAAAGCCTAGATGGTCTCAGAGAATACATATATTGTCATAAACACAATGTTGGTAGTATTATGAATGTTAAAGGTGCTGGTGAGGGCTCAGAGGAAAATGAGCATGATACTGGAAATTGGAGGAGATGTGATACAGTTACATGGTGGGAGAAAACTTAGTTAACTGAGTCGTGTGCTACAGTTACGTGGAAAGCATAATTTGTGAGCAGTGAACTTGGGTATTTAGCTGAGGAGATTTCAAAGCAGTGTTAAAGGTCTGGACTGGTTTCTCCTTGCTGCTTTCAGTAAAGTGAGAGAGGAAACGTTGAATTGAGGGAATAACTGCTGAACAAAGAAACCAAGATGatgatttggaaaattctcagcctatccAGATTGCAAAAGATGATTAAATTATGAGATTCATTTTTAGGAAAGTCTGTTGTGGAGACTTTCTAAGTTTTACTCTAAAGGTAAAGATTAAAGGTAAAGGGTGTGGCTGGAAAACTTTTGCTAGTGTTAAAGAAATTAGGTGTGTGACTCATGGATCCATTCAGCCATCACAGCACAAGCCAGGAATAGACATGAGATTGTCCAGAAAAGGTATGTGGAGGACCATCTTAACTAATGTCATGGATCCCTGTGTTGTATGCTGGAGACCCACAAGGTTTTTGAAAATGGTGTATCAGTAGAAACACTGTCAGCTTGCACTGAAAGGGACAGAGATAAGGTGAAATAAAAGGAGGCTGTCAGACTCCCAAAAATCTATAGGCAGGAAACAGGCTGATAAAACTGCTCGGCTGTAAACATGTGTTACccttcaaagaaaaggaaaaatggattttGGCTGGGGGCCATGGGCCTAGAGGTCTGAGGCCAGGCCCACAGGTTGGAGTCCAGGTGCAAAGGCCAGAGTCATGAGTGCAGAGGTTAGAGCTATGGACTCAGAGGATGGAGCCTAATGTCACAGAGGATTATTCCCAGGCCTTGAAACCTTGAAACCTAATGGAATTTGCCCTGCTGGATTTTGAAATTGCAAAGGACCAGtgacctctttcttcctttcctttcattttctcccttttggaatggAAATGTCTCTATTACCCTGTACCTATTCCACTATTGTATTTCAGATGCAGATAAGCtcattttctagtttcatagggaattaatataagaatattttctaaatgcaTCCTGATTTTCCAAACCAGTCTCATTGACATATTCCTAAATCTCAGCCCTTCTCCAATTCCCTGTCCCATTTTATTGTTTGCAGAATCCTTGCTTTTCAGATTCAGAGCCTCTGAATTTATGCTCTAAGGGAGTGCAATCCAGAATGGACTGTGAGTATGCTAAGAGGAACCCATGAGGAGGCACTATGGTACAGAACCGAAACTATTAGAAACAAAGAATAGCAAAATGACATTAAGATAAACctagttcctttttcttttgatctcatcctttaaaaatgtcaatttggTGTACATTTCATAATACAGTTGTATGTAtatagaatttataaattaattgataAACACATACTAGTgtcttaaaacactttttttttttttttgggtcccAAGAGAGGTGCACAGTTAAAAAGTTTTNNNNNNNNNNNNNNNNNNNNNNNNNNNNNNNNNNNNNNNNNNNNNNNNNNNNNNNNNNNNNNNNNNNNNNNNNNNNNNNNNNNNNNNNNNNNNNNNNNNNTTTTTTGGGTCCCAAGAGAGGTGCACAGTTAAAAAGTTTTGGAGACCGCTGTCCCAAAACTTTAGCGCTGCTCAGTCAACTCTTATGCAAGGTCTAAACCCCTGTTGCCCAAATCTAATCCTCTTTTGAACTCAGTGCTCAGCTTATAACAAATAGGTAATTTTTCATGAAATGAAATTTGTCATATTTTGCAGTGTGGCATTCTAAGAgtttatcatttctctttctctagttGTAAGCACAAAGCTAGATAATGATCTGTTACTAAGATATACTTTAAATGTGTGGCAAATATGTAGTATGAAAGTAATGCTTCTTTTTGTAGATCAGCATCTTACTGTAGATGTTAAaatttcagcattattttattAAGCTACTAGCAAACGCTAATAGTATTCTGTGCTGGAGTTAGCAAAGTAATTTGCTGGGTCTGGCTTATACTGTTATTTGAGAGCTGATGCGTGTATCTGTCTCTTCTCCATTCTGCACAGCAGCCTGAAATTTACTGtgatgggagtatttacaccatggaaatgggaaaatactatataaatcagggctttcttttccttttcccacctGACTGAAAGAGCTTATTTTGTACTATAATGACTAATCTTTTTCCGAGTCATATTGTGGAACATGGGACTTTCAAATCTTTGTGAAAAAGTATATGGTCAGATGTGTTTCAGAAATGCTGTATATAGAAATGAACTCTATCAGAGAGTCACATTATATGTATGAACATTCTAAGATCTCTGATATTTTATCAGAGtgaaattatactttttataaCTTAGCACTTCTAAAACTTTATAAGTATATTCACAGAACCAATTTTTGTCTATTAATAActcattaaattaatattttccagaGTACTCTTTAAGAAATGTAGAGATGGATCATGTTTATTACTTACTGACTTAAAACGTATTTTATTTTCAGCCCTGCCAAGGTAACCCTACTGGGGTCAGTTATCTTCACTTTCCAGCACACGAAGCATCTGGCAGTATCAAAGCATAACCTTATGTTCCTTTATACCATGTTTCTTGTGGCCACAAAGGTAAGAATTCAAAGTAGCTATAAATcagtattataaattaatatatgacTAGAATTCTGCATACTTGGCAAGTAAcaggaatgtttattttttattgttactacagtctaaaaaggtaaattttggtttgtttattcagGTATCCATAACTTTCTGAAACATAGCTCTTGTTTGAGTCCTCATTTGACTTATGCTGAGGCTATCAGGAAAGATTTGCAGATAGTCTAATAGTATATTGGACACCAGAGAGTAGTGGAAATAGCTATAGCTGATCAGAGACTGCAGACAGCAttgtctcatttgtaaaatgacatACTTGGGGTAGATGTTCTCTGAGGTTCCTTTAAGCTTTaacatttcagaattttataGTAGGACATATTTGTGCTTAGTCTGTTGTATTATAATTGCCTTGTTGGAAGCTTTATTCCCTCTTGAACACAGGAGGTAGTGTGGTGTAAGATCACAGGTTTTGGGGACAGGCAGTCTtaagttcaaatcctagctttgCTATCTCATTCCTGaataggcaagtcacttaatgtTTCTGAATCCTGATTTCCTCATCTTCATTGTGTGGTTGTTGAGAGGATTGGGGATTGTGCATATCCTTCTATCACTGTGACATATCTTATGAATTTTATTTGCATAATGAGGCTAATTCTTACATTATTAGATATTGTTCCATATTCAAAAGTAGACAGCTGGTTTTGAAATAAGATTATTATTTAAGTGTAGAGGAATTTTATAGCTGATTCTGTCTTAGCCTAGGCATTTTTGGTTAAAAACTTACCTATGgaattcttaaaaggaaaaccatatatattatataaatgtatatcttAGAAAGAGCCAAGCTGCTATAGGGATCATTTACTTTTGTTTCAGTAGTCTCTGTCCTAGAAGTGATCTGTGGCTGTAATTCAAGTACTTCAGATATCTGAGACAGTCTCTTCatatgtgtctttctcttccagtcctcacattttgtacttttttgtaaCAGCTTATTGAGATATATGTTACACAGCATACAGTTCATCcatttaagtgtacatttcaatgttgttttggtttttttttttggtatagtcACAGAATTGTGCAGTTGTCACCATAATCAATATTAAAACATGTTCAGcactccaaaaaaaaatcatgcccaTTAGCAGCCTTCACATTTTCCCTCAGGCCCCCCAACTGTAGGCAACCATTGTTCTTCTCTCTAGCAtttttgtctctataaatttgcctattctgacaTTTCATGTAATTGGTATCATAAATATATGGacttgtgactggtttctttcatttactgtaatgtttttgaggttcatccatgttgtagtatgtcattccttttttattgccaaataatagtccattgtatggatataccacattttgatTATCCATCacttgatggatatttgggttgttttactttttggttaGTAGGAGTAATGAGCTATGAGCATTATTGTacatttttgtgtggatatgtgttTCTTTGGGTATATCATATAGAAATGGACTAGATAATatagtaattctgtgtttagcCTTTGGGAAACTAACAGACGGTTTTCCATGGTGGtttcatcattttacattcccaccagcagtgtatgaaaatTCTAATTTCGCATTCCATCATCAatgcttgtcttttttattagagccatcctaatgggtgtgaagtggcttctcgttgtgattttgatttacatttccctgatgactgatgatgttggtcatcttttcatgtgcttgtttgtagatcttctttggaaaaatgtgtctTCGGATcacttgcccatttttaattgtttcatttgtctttttaatgttaaGTTGTAAGAAttcctcatatattttggatcttaGACCTTTATTAGATTtctgatttgcagatgttttttCCCATGCTGTGAATCgtctttcacttttttgataaTGTTTTTAGAAGCAcgaatttctaaaattttggtgaagtccaatttacctcttttttgttatgtgtgcttttggtgtcatatctaagaaactttTGCTAAATCTAAGGTTAAAAAGATtacctctatgttttcttctacgagttttatagttttagctctaaTATTTAGctctgtgatctattttgagttaatttttgggtatggtgtgaggaaggagtcaattcaacttcattcttttgcattctgtggatatgtatttttacattcttgTAGATTCTGTGGCTATCTAGTCATCCTAGTACTatgtgttgaaaagactattctttctctcattgaattgtcttggcacccttgccAAAAATCAATTGTAAATGTGAGggtatttttctggattttttttcctccctcacttTTATTCCCTTCATCTATTTACTTATCATTCtgctagtaccacactgtcttaattattttagctttgtAGTTTTGAAGTTGAGAAGTGTGAATTCTCTGAATTTGTTCTTTCTAAGGATTGCTTTGACCATTCTGGGTcacttgcatttccatataaattttaggtttAACGTCACAATTTCTGCAAACAAGTCCAGCTCATATTTTCTTAGAGATTGCCTTGAATCTGCAAATAAGTTTGGGAGTACTATCACCCTAACACTGTTCAGGCTATCAGTCTGTCAAcacagatgtctttccatttattaggtcttttaaaatattttttcatgatattttcagtgtacaagttgTACACTCCTCTTGTTAAATttcttcctaagtattttattctatttgatgCTATAGTAAatgtaattgctttttaaaagttttatttccagGTTGTACATTGTAAAtgtgtagaaataaaattgatttttgatcttgtatcctgtaaCCTTGCTAGTAAACTTGTTTGTTCGCTCTaatagttgtgggttttttttcatgtggattccttaggattttatatatttaagatcaTGTCAACCTCAAATAgagatggttttatttatttttttttaaagacttatttatttatttgagagagagagaggcagagggagaaggagagggagagaaagaatccccaagcaggctccctgctgaacacagagcctagcacagggctcaatcctaggaccctgagatcatgacctgagccaaaatcaagagttggctgcttaaccaactgagccatccaggcacccttacttttttctttcctatctgCATATTTTCTGTCTAATTTTCTTGTGCAATTTCCCTGGCTAGACCCTCTAATACTGTGTTTAATAGAAATAGAATGAACATCCTTACCTTTTTGCTGGATTTTAGGGAGAAGCCATTTAGTCTTTCACTAGTAAGTATGATATTAACTGTGAGTCTTTCACTGATGCcttttatcagattgaggaagttagttcccttctgttcctagtttgttgagtgttttcatCATGAAGGAGTGTTGGGAGCTGTATAATTTCTGAGATTTTCTAACtttaatctttaaagaagatGAACGTGTATTGTGCGTTTATTAGTAAGAATATGTAGTACCGgtatcttgaatattttttaattacagggATCCGTTTTTGTTGAAGGCCTAATttgtggaataaaaataaatttttcttacaATAGTTGCTGGGCATATAGTTATTAAAATGCCGAAACTTAAACACCATATTGCAATATGATAATAACATATAGTATTGAACTTGTCTCATGATACCTCCCAGCATTTTCCTGATTATCCACCAACTTctaaatataatcattttaaccTATATTTTTGCCTAAATTCCATTTagatttatattgattttttttaaagattttatttatttatttgacagagatagagacagccagcgagagagggaacacaNNNNNNNNNNNNNNNNNNNNNNNNNNNNNNNNNNNNNNNNNNNNNNNNNNNNNNNNNNNNNNNNNNNNNNNNNNNNNNNNNNNNNNNNNNNNNNNNNNNNagatagagacagccagcgagagagggaacacaagcagggggagtgggagaggaagaagcaggctcacaacgctgggatcacaccctgagctgaaggcagacgcttaaccgctgtgccacccaggcgccccagatttatattgatttttaaatggcttGTCATTTGTTTCTGAGTAGCTActatagtttttcatttcttagatataaaaagatgaaatgacaGAATATATAGGGAAAGATTTGgcgtaattatttattttgtttatttttctttactttgttcttttcctgtaTTATTTGTATAGTCAAGAAATGTGCGTTATCTGTTTGTTTTGGATAATAATCTAGTGTTTTGGCATATACAGAGATGCTGATAAAtatgatttctcttttcaaagaGAATAACTCCACAAAAGTAAAGCAAGCCCATAGAAGTCTATAATGTAAGTGTGAAAATCGTGAGTTCtgtaagagaaacagaaagtaaatgcCCCCACCATTGGTCAACCTGTAGTATCTCTTTCGATATCTCAACCCGCTAGCAGCCACTCTGTGGTAAGCCACAGGAGGTCTCTGTCTTGACATGTGCAGGCTAGCCCTAAGCCAAGGGCTTGTGGCACCATCCCATATAGACATCTGGagtctcctcccctgccccctgtgcCTACCCATTTCCTCCTATTTGATATCCTGCCCTGCAGAGCCAAGTCTCTTTAGCTTCACTGACATCAGTCTCTGCCACCTTAGTTTCAGTTCTAGCTTTCTGCTTGAGAAATTGTCCTGAGGCAGAAGTGAGGGTACATGTGTGGATCACTTTATCAGTTACTCTCTTCTCACGATCAGTCTTACACTCTCTGTTGTCCAGTGCCTAAAAGTAGTTACCTTGTTTTTTGGTCAGTTTTATGGTTTCTTCGCCTGGAGTCTAGAACCAGTTATTCTATTGTCAAGGATCTTACTTGATCAGTCTTGTCAGAGGTTTTTGTATATTGTCAGTCTTTTCAGAggaccaacttttggttttgttgttccTCTCAATCATACTGTTTTACATTGCTGTGTCTCACgtcacatattttcatttttactgtcattcagtttaaattctttttttttttttgagatttatccattcattttagagagagagcacggaagtgattggggagaggggcagagggaaagggagagagaaatttcagcagactccttgcagagcggagagcccgatgcagggctcagttccaagaccctgagttcatgacttgagccaaaaccgagagtcggacgcttaaccgagtgtgccactcaggtgccccagttttaatttctcttaactTATAtaacaatttcttctttgacaaaaaatgtttaagagtgtgttttaaaatttcagacattaaaaaaaatcttttaaacttttaaaacttttctttaactGCATTATAGACAGTATATGTGGTCTGTTATTCTCTGGTGTTTGTTGAGACTTCATTTCTGTACTAGTATTgagattttagaattatttttatataagaaaagtatgttctttatttttgaggTATAAGGAGTCTGCAAATATCTACACATATGCTTGTTCATTATGTTTCAAATATATAGCTACTAATTTTTTCCATGT
Coding sequences:
- the TMEM38B gene encoding trimeric intracellular cation channel type B isoform X2; this translates as MLHCFGGGILSCVLLAEPPLRFFANNTNILLASSIWYITFFCPCDLVSQGYSFLPVQLLAVGMKEVTRTWKIVGGVTHANSYYKNGWIVMIAIGWARGAGGSIITNFEQLVKGGWKPEADEWLKMSYPAKVTLLGSVIFTFQHTKHLAVSKHNLMFLYTMFLVATKITMMITETATVPFAPFEDTLSRMLFGWQQQFSSCEKKSETKSSFNGTGSSTSKPIGVASDTVKKKHTKKTE